The bacterium genomic interval GACGGACTCCGGGCGCGTCATCGGGTCTCGCTGACCCGGCGAAGCTCGCGGCGCGCGTTCACGCGCGGCGTGCTCGGCGGGATCGCGATCCTGCTCGTGAGCGCGCCGGTGGGTTTCTCCGCCGATGACTCCGCCGAAGAGGCCGAGCTGACGGCGGAGCCCACGCAGATCATCGAGAAGGCCGCCGGTCAGATCATGGCCGTCCTCGCGCGCAAGGACGAGCCCGCCGAGGTCCGCGTCCGAGAGATCGAGGAGATCGCCTACGCGATCTTCGACTTCACCACGATGTCGAAGCTCGTGCTGGCTCGAAACTGGCGGAAGATGGACAAGCCGAAGCGCGCCGAGTTCGTCCGCGAGTTCAAGACCCACCTCTCACGGACCTACGGCACGCGTCTGGATCGCTACGACCAGGAGGAGGTCGAGGTCTACGGCGCCCAGGTCGAGGTCCGAAACGACGTCACGGTCAAGAGCCGGATCGTGGGCGGCCAGTTCGACGGCGCGGAGATCGCCTACCGCCTGCGCAACCGCAAGGACGCGTGGAAGATCATCGACGTCGTGATCGAGGGCGTCTCCCTCGTCTCGAACTACCGCTCCCAGTTCGCGACCGTGCTGAACGGCGGAACGATCGACGATCTCATCACGAAGCTGAAGGACAAGAACTTCGTCGTCGACCAACCGGCGCCCGAGAAGGGGCAGGGGTAGGCCCGCCTGCCTTCACCGGAGAAGGGAGTCGCGCGGAAATGCGGGCGAAGTACGAAGGCCAGGCCTTCACGGATCGGTTCGGACCCTGGGCCGCGATCGCAGGCGGCTCGGACGGGATCGGCCGGGCCTTCGCGGAAGTGCTCGCCGAACGAGGCTTCGACCTCGTCCTGATCGCGCGCAACGAAGCGAAGCTCGAGGACACGGCCCGCGCGATCCGGGATGCCCACTGTGTCGAGGTCCGGGTCGCGAGCATCGATCTGACCGGGGCCGACCTCGAGAAGGAGGTCGCTCAGGCGCTCGAGGGCCTCGACCTCGGTCTCTTCATCTACAACGCGGGCTCGGGACGCGGCATGGGGCCCTTCCTCGAGTCCGAGGCCGATCACTGGCTCCACCAGATGGAGCTCAGCTGCCGTGGACCGCTCCTGCTCTCGCATCAGGTCGGCCGCACGCTCTGCGCCCGGGGCCGGGGCGGCCTGATCATCATGTCCTCGCTGAGCTCGCTCTGCGGAAGCGCCTATACGACGACCTACGCCGCATCGAAGGCCTTCGACACGATCCTCGCCGAAGGGCTGTGGCAGGAGTTCGGGCCGCAGGGCGTCGACGTCGTCGGCT includes:
- a CDS encoding ABC transporter substrate-binding protein, which gives rise to MTSEPTVDGLRARHRVSLTRRSSRRAFTRGVLGGIAILLVSAPVGFSADDSAEEAELTAEPTQIIEKAAGQIMAVLARKDEPAEVRVREIEEIAYAIFDFTTMSKLVLARNWRKMDKPKRAEFVREFKTHLSRTYGTRLDRYDQEEVEVYGAQVEVRNDVTVKSRIVGGQFDGAEIAYRLRNRKDAWKIIDVVIEGVSLVSNYRSQFATVLNGGTIDDLITKLKDKNFVVDQPAPEKGQG
- a CDS encoding SDR family NAD(P)-dependent oxidoreductase — protein: MRAKYEGQAFTDRFGPWAAIAGGSDGIGRAFAEVLAERGFDLVLIARNEAKLEDTARAIRDAHCVEVRVASIDLTGADLEKEVAQALEGLDLGLFIYNAGSGRGMGPFLESEADHWLHQMELSCRGPLLLSHQVGRTLCARGRGGLIIMSSLSSLCGSAYTTTYAASKAFDTILAEGLWQEFGPQGVDVVGCLAGSTDTETFREDTGGSDEAMDPRDVALETLAFLGRGPTFVPGAANRAGAKAMWPVPRIPLVQALSRVNATNFALPYHAQEGEEFGDLD